Below is a window of Mus caroli chromosome 2, CAROLI_EIJ_v1.1, whole genome shotgun sequence DNA.
ATCCTATTTATCACTAGAAGATCTGCTGTGGTAGCCACTGGTACTGCTGACTTCAAGCCATTCCAcactggtctttcttcttctggctattctggaactataaactaggctggccttcaactcagagatccagaggcctctccctcccagacacacacaagcaccaccCCATCTTGGTTTCCTTAAATAATTCTAAACCACAGCTccaaggggttttgtttttttgagacagggtttctctgtcctagaactcactttgtagaccaggctggcctcaaactcagaaatctgcctgcctctgcctcctgagtgctgggatcaaaggtgtacgcAACATGCCCGGCTCAGCTCCAAGTTTTGAATGGCCTTCTGTGATCACATGATAAAACTCATTTATCTGCtaatttgtgcatttgtgtgccaGCCTACCTTTCACCTGTAGCTCACACTGTTTCCTGGCAATGTTTCTTGTGCCAGTGCTCTTCTGCTTTCAAGTCTTCAGTTGAgccaatcactagatggtcctcTTGCTACTCAAGGTTTAGCGTAAGGTGGAGACAAGCAGTGTTCTCAAGTGATCTCTTCCCTGGAAAATGACTCCCAGCCCTTCCAAACATCTATGCTTACTCATAACAGTAGGAAATTCAcctactggttttttttttttttttcttggtttttcaagacagggtttctctgtgtagccatggctgtcctggaactcactgtagaccaggctggcctcaaactcagaaatctgcctgcctctgcttcccaagtgctgggattaaaggcgtgcgccaccaccatctggcttaTGGTAACCATTTAATGAGTGTACAATTAGATGGTTTTGTGCATTTATTACCTTGTTCCAGCACCAATCATCCAAAATGAAACTCCACAACCAACAGTCAGTCACCCACAGTTCCATGTTCCTAGAGTTCCTAATAACTTATAATTGGCCTAGTCTCTACAAACTTACCTATTTCatacaaacaaaatcacacactATGGGTCTTTTGCTTGGTCTACTTCACTAAGTGTTTTTCAATGTTTCACATACAGCACTTTTTCAAAACCAGGGTAACTGCTGTACTTTCCTCTGACTTGGACAACCACCTACCTCAACAGATCATCTTTATGATGATCCACACTTATACAAGTACAAATCACAGCAAGAATTAAAGTTTTCATCTTTAATGAAATGACTGTGGAAATAACATATATTTCCATGACACCAGTACTACAGTCTTCGGAGTCACAGCAAGATACACAGAATTACATCCGTAATTACTATGAATGCCAACATTTCAGGCAGTAATTTCTGTTACATGGCAAACAAGATCAAGAACGCAACCATCAAACAAAAGAGACCCATAGCTTCAGACAAGGCGAATCCCAGGATAGCGTATGAGAACAGCTGCTGCTTCAGTGAAGGGTTTCTAAAAGAGACACAGCACAGATGACTGTTACTCTGAAGCAATGTTAATGTCAGCACATTGGGTAAATGGTAGGGTCAGATGTCTAGTATGGGGATCTTTGCAAGTCTTATGGGGGTGCTATCTCCTATACCACTGTGCTTTTGTCTCTCAGTATTTTACCCACTCCTAGACATGTGGCATAAAGTTAGGGAGCTATCTTCGTATGCAAATATAAATACTTAGTTTACACCCATTTTGAGGGGTCCTGACACTTGTGATCCTCTTGACTCTCCTGACTGGTTGGAGTTATAGGCATGTTCCCTAGTCCCCGGCTCTATCCTCATTTATTTAAGTGACCAGTGCACACACAGCTCAGAATATAATACAAGACACAGCAGACACTTCATTCAAAGGGGCTACTATTATTTCATCATTTCCCTCTTTCCACTTATACTTTCCCACTGAGTCTTCACCTTACTCTGACAGACATGATTACCTGGCATAACCAATGATAAGACTGCCAAAGACTGTTCCAATACCAGCACCAGAACCAGCAACTCCTACTGTGGCAGCACCTGCACCAATGAATTTGGCAGCAGTATCAATGTCTCTGCTGATTACACTGGTCTGAAACTCCCTTCGGATCAGCTGACACACACCATTCTGGGCCCCATTAAAAACTGTAGagccctgggaagaggaaataaggCAAAGGTCAATTCAGTAATCACACAGATTTTAACTACTATAGTGCCAAAACCACTAACTTCTTTATACTATAGCTTGGTATGAATAAATAATTGTATGgctcaaggaaaaagaaaaccaagagctTGATATAATTCTTATCTCGTATAAGATAGTTAACAATACCTATACCTCTTAGGATTgttaaaagtataaaatagaaTAGTGAATATGCTTTTCAACAAAGCGGGCCTTTTTGGATAATCGTGGCTATTTTAATCTTAAGCACAGATAACTCAAAACTATAAATAcagcctaaaatatttatttgctaatTCAGGAGGTTGTGCTGGCCAAAAGTTCCTCTCAGTGGCTCACCTTCtacatattatttaataaaactggaaagaaatCACCCATTAatacaccccttcatgataacaACACTGTAAGACTTATTGACAGTGTTTCCTAATTTCTGTTATTAATACTTACCTCTCCAGTCCTAGTCTCTGGTCGAGATAACACTGATGCAGAAATTGGTCTATATGCAATTCTGGATCCAGCTCGGATCTGttaatggaaggaaaagaaagaatttcaagtATTAAAGAGTACATATTAGTCTGCAGTGACCTCTTGTGCAACTTTAAATTCtaaaggagaaagcagaagagaaagaacagagatttATTATCTCTGCAATTAGCATGGCTTTTGGTCATCGTGCATACACAAAGCCAACCTAAAATTTTATGCTAATGAACCATGGACCATTCTAGCTAATCTATTTGTAAACAAAAATCCTAAGACCAATTAGTTACCAAGTGACTGAGTGTTGTGGAAGTTTCAGTAACTGTAGTGCTGTAAATTCAAGTAAGTTATGTGGGCTCCTAAGAGTGTCGCTATGATTTGATCACTTACAACAGTCCAGCAGCTAACGAAGCTCCTACAATTTCCAAAGGATTCCTAAATACCCACTAATTCTAAATTTACTATAGAGTTAAGCATTTTGATGTCAGCTTAACCTCCGGTGCAATACTCTCACTATAAGGACATCTGGCTGTCTGGCTTCTCTGCCCTTGAGTGTCCACGGACACTAAGGTCACAGAAAATCCCTCCAGAACCAGGACCCGATTCTCTAGGACAAATCTTTTAGATTCAGACTTCACTTAAAGCTTCCAAAAAAGCAAGCTTCGGGGATCCCCAACACCTTTCTCCGCCCACACAAGGAAGCAAAGTCCCTCCCTCTGCAGCGGCGAGTTTGACCTACAGACGCGCATGGGAAACGCTGGGCAGGCAACTAGGCCTCAGCGGCCCCTTCCTGACTTCTCAGCACCCCGACCTTCGCGTCGACCCCAACTCCATAGGGACCgggcggtgggggaggggcgcgCTCCACGAGCAAGGAGGCTGTGACCTACGCCCAGAAGGCCTGTCAGCTAGGCCTCGGGGGGGACACATGGCCGGGAACTATCTGAGGGCCCcagggttgggagggagggaggagaggacatcGGGGCAAGGGTGAAGGAGAGCCGGTCCCTCGGCGTGAACGCTGGGCCGAGGCCCGGGTTACGCACCAGAGCGGGGGTGCGGGCGAGCTTGGCGCAGGCGAACATCTTTCTTCCTGGCGGCGCGGCGTGGATCTAGGTGACAGGCGACGTGGGTTCCTCTCCCGCTTCCTCTCTGCGGAGCAAAAAGAGGCTTAAGGTCAAGTGTCCCCCTAGGGGCCTGTCCTTGCCACCCTGGCCCCGAGGGGCCCCGCGCAGGCGGTCGGCGTGGCCGCGTGCCCAGGAGGCGCAAGCCCGGTGGACAGGGCCGGGAGACCCGCTCCGCCCCGGCTCGGGCCCCGCGCCCTCCGTTTACCTCCGCTTACCTCccgaggcggcggcggcagcagcggcggcagAGGTCGAAGCAGTGGGGCTGGGCGCGCAAGCGCGGTGCGGCTCTTATCCGCGCCGCAGCACCC
It encodes the following:
- the Atp5mc3 gene encoding ATP synthase F(0) complex subunit C3, mitochondrial, with the translated sequence MFACAKLARTPALIRAGSRIAYRPISASVLSRPETRTGEGSTVFNGAQNGVCQLIRREFQTSVISRDIDTAAKFIGAGAATVGVAGSGAGIGTVFGSLIIGYARNPSLKQQLFSYAILGFALSEAMGLFCLMVAFLILFAM